AGGGCGATCACCGAGCTCGCGGTCTCGTGCGCCGCGGGTTCGGCGATGCCGCCGGCCCGGTAGTGGGCGGCGAGGCCGTCCGTCCAGCTCGCGAACACCTCGGCCGTGGCGATGCGCAGCGGTTCATGGGTACTGGCCACCTCCAGCGCGACGGTGGCGATCGGGCAGGGGTCCGCGAAGTCGAGCTCCCGCAGAGTCTCCGCCGCGGCGATGAACGCGTCGTGGGTGACGGTGGCCATGTCACCGGTCGCGCCCCCGGCGGTGGCCGCGTCCGCGCCCCCGGGGCCGGCGGGCGTCGGGAAGAGCGCGGCAATCAGCCCGAGATAGGCCGCACCCGACGTCCGGACCACCTCCTCGCCGAGCTGCGCCTTGCCCCCGGGAAAGAAGTGGTACGCCGAGCCGTACGGGGCGTCCGCCGCCGCGACGATCTGTTTCATCCCGCTGGCCGCGTAGCCCTGGCGCCGGAAAAGCTCGGTCGCGGCGGTGACGATGCGCTGCCTGGTGTCGCCCGTGGTCCTCACACTCGCTAGTCTCTCACTAGATAGACCGATCTAGTGAGAGCCAGTCGTATCGAGCCGGGGGTCGTCCGTTGTCCGAGATCGAACTGAGCGCAGGCGTCATCGACTACACGGACACGGGCGAGGACGGAGGCGAGGACGGAGGCGAGGACGGAGGCGAGGACGGAGGCGGGGACGGGGCCGCGGGCGGCCGGACCGCGGACAAGCACGTCGTGGTGCTCGTCCACGGGCTCGGCTTCGACGAGTCGGTCTGGGACGCGGTCGTCGAAGAGCTGCGCGGGGACTTCCGCGTCGTGGTGCCCGTCCTGCCGCTCGGCAGCCACCGCAGACCGATGCGGCCGGACGCGGACCTGTCGGCGCACGGGATCGCCGCGCTCCTCGCCGAGTTCCTCGAACGCC
This sequence is a window from Streptomyces sp. NBC_00691. Protein-coding genes within it:
- a CDS encoding TetR/AcrR family transcriptional regulator, which produces MRTTGDTRQRIVTAATELFRRQGYAASGMKQIVAAADAPYGSAYHFFPGGKAQLGEEVVRTSGAAYLGLIAALFPTPAGPGGADAATAGGATGDMATVTHDAFIAAAETLRELDFADPCPIATVALEVASTHEPLRIATAEVFASWTDGLAAHYRAGGIAEPAAHETASSVIALLEGAFMLGRAARSTDPVTAAARAAAAVVRAALSQEGECA